One segment of Scomber scombrus chromosome 3, fScoSco1.1, whole genome shotgun sequence DNA contains the following:
- the ddx19b gene encoding ATP-dependent RNA helicase DDX19B isoform X1, with protein MATDSWAQAVDEQEAAAESIGSLQIKEKPEENGTAANTTDSSSASAKSEAEGENKTAEEDDNDDKAAQSLLNKLIRNNLVNTTNQVEVLQKDPNSPLYSVKSFEELRLKPQLLQGVYGMGFNRPSKIQETALPMMLAEPPQNLIAQSQSGTGKTAAFVLAMLSHVDPMNRYPQCLCVSPTYELALQTGKVIEQMGKHYPEVQLVYAIRGNKLQRGMKLQEQIVIGTPGTMLDWCGKFKFIDPKKIRVFVLDEADVMIATQGHQDQSIRIQRMLPKNCQMLLFSATFEESVWNFAKRIVPDPNIIKLKREEETLDTIKQYYVLCNSREEKFQALCNIYGAITIAQAMIFCHTRKTAGWLAGELSREGHQVALLSGEMQVEQRAAVIERFRDGKEKVLVTTNVCARGIDVEQVSVVINFDLPIDKDGNPDNETYLHRIGRTGRFGKRGLAINMVDSRMSMNILNRIQEHFNKKIEKLDTDDLDEIEKIAS; from the exons ATGGCTACGGACTCCTGGGCGCAGGCGGTGGACGAACAAGAAGCAGCGGCGGAATCG ATCGGGAGCCTCCAAATAAAAGAGAAACCAGAGGAGAATG GTACCGCTGCAAATACAACAGACTCTAGCAGTGCGTCTGCAAAGTCAGAAGCGGAAGGAGAGAACAAGACTGCAGAGGAAGATGACAATG ATGACAAAGCAGCGCAGTCATTGCTGAACAAGTTGATACGGAATAATCTTGTCAATACCACTAATCAAGTGGAAGTTCTTCAAAAGGATCCCAACTCTCCGCTCTACTCTGTCAAGTCCTTTGAGGAGTTGCGACT GAAACCACAGCTGCTTCAGGGCGTGTACGGCATGGGTTTCAACCGGCCATCCAAAATCCAGGAGACTGCCTTACCTATGATGTTAGCTGAACC TCCACAGAATCTGATTGCCCAGTCGCAGTCAGGAACAGGGAAAACCGCCGCCTTTGTCTTGGCCATGCTCAGCCATGTAGATCCTATGAACAGATACCCGCAG tgcctgtgtgtgtcacCCACCTACGAACTGGCACTTCAGACTGGCAAGGTAATCGAGCAGATGGGCAAACACTATCCTGAGGTCCAGTTAGTCTACGCCATCAGGGGAAATAAGC TGCAGAGGGGCATGAAGCTGCAGGAACAGATAGTTATTGGTACACCTGGTACCATGCTGGACTGGTGCGGGAAGTTCAAGTTCATAGACCCCAAGAAGATCAGGGTGTTTGTGCTGGACGAGGCTGACGTCATGATCGCAACGCAGGGTCACCAGGACCAGAGTATCCGCATCCAGAG GATGCTGCCCAAAAACTGCCAGATGTTGCTGTTTTCAGCCACATTTGAAGAGTCGGTGTGGAACTTCGCCAAGCGCATCGTGCCTGACCCCAACATCATCAAactgaaaagagaggaggagacgctGGATACTATCAAACAGTACTATGTGTTGTGCAACAGCAGGGAGGAGAAGTTCCAGGCCTTGTGTAACATCTACGGAGCCATCACCATTGCCCAGGCCATGATTTTCTGCCAT ACAAGGAAAACTGCAGGCTGGCTGGCAGGGGAGCTTTCCAGGGAGGGCCACCAGGTGGCACTGCTCAGTGGCGAGATGCAGGTCGAGCAGAGGGCTGCAGTCATTGAACGCTTCAGAGATGGCAAGGAGAAGGTCCTGGTCACCACAAATGTTTGTGCACGAG GCATTGATGTGGAGCAGGTGTCCGTGGTGATCAACTTTGACTTGCCAATAGACAAGGATGGTAACCCAGACAACGAGACATACCTGCACAGGATTGGCCGCACAGGTCGATTTGGCAAGAGGGGACTGGCCATCAACATGGTGGACAGCAGAATGAGCATGAACATCCTCAACAGGATCCAGGAGCATTTCA ataaaaaaattgaaaaattagACACAGATGATCTGGATGAAATCGAGAAAATCGCCAGCTAA
- the ddx19b gene encoding ATP-dependent RNA helicase DDX19B isoform X2 has translation MATDSWAQAVDEQEAAAESIGSLQIKEKPEENDSSSASAKSEAEGENKTAEEDDNDDKAAQSLLNKLIRNNLVNTTNQVEVLQKDPNSPLYSVKSFEELRLKPQLLQGVYGMGFNRPSKIQETALPMMLAEPPQNLIAQSQSGTGKTAAFVLAMLSHVDPMNRYPQCLCVSPTYELALQTGKVIEQMGKHYPEVQLVYAIRGNKLQRGMKLQEQIVIGTPGTMLDWCGKFKFIDPKKIRVFVLDEADVMIATQGHQDQSIRIQRMLPKNCQMLLFSATFEESVWNFAKRIVPDPNIIKLKREEETLDTIKQYYVLCNSREEKFQALCNIYGAITIAQAMIFCHTRKTAGWLAGELSREGHQVALLSGEMQVEQRAAVIERFRDGKEKVLVTTNVCARGIDVEQVSVVINFDLPIDKDGNPDNETYLHRIGRTGRFGKRGLAINMVDSRMSMNILNRIQEHFNKKIEKLDTDDLDEIEKIAS, from the exons ATGGCTACGGACTCCTGGGCGCAGGCGGTGGACGAACAAGAAGCAGCGGCGGAATCG ATCGGGAGCCTCCAAATAAAAGAGAAACCAGAGGAGAATG ACTCTAGCAGTGCGTCTGCAAAGTCAGAAGCGGAAGGAGAGAACAAGACTGCAGAGGAAGATGACAATG ATGACAAAGCAGCGCAGTCATTGCTGAACAAGTTGATACGGAATAATCTTGTCAATACCACTAATCAAGTGGAAGTTCTTCAAAAGGATCCCAACTCTCCGCTCTACTCTGTCAAGTCCTTTGAGGAGTTGCGACT GAAACCACAGCTGCTTCAGGGCGTGTACGGCATGGGTTTCAACCGGCCATCCAAAATCCAGGAGACTGCCTTACCTATGATGTTAGCTGAACC TCCACAGAATCTGATTGCCCAGTCGCAGTCAGGAACAGGGAAAACCGCCGCCTTTGTCTTGGCCATGCTCAGCCATGTAGATCCTATGAACAGATACCCGCAG tgcctgtgtgtgtcacCCACCTACGAACTGGCACTTCAGACTGGCAAGGTAATCGAGCAGATGGGCAAACACTATCCTGAGGTCCAGTTAGTCTACGCCATCAGGGGAAATAAGC TGCAGAGGGGCATGAAGCTGCAGGAACAGATAGTTATTGGTACACCTGGTACCATGCTGGACTGGTGCGGGAAGTTCAAGTTCATAGACCCCAAGAAGATCAGGGTGTTTGTGCTGGACGAGGCTGACGTCATGATCGCAACGCAGGGTCACCAGGACCAGAGTATCCGCATCCAGAG GATGCTGCCCAAAAACTGCCAGATGTTGCTGTTTTCAGCCACATTTGAAGAGTCGGTGTGGAACTTCGCCAAGCGCATCGTGCCTGACCCCAACATCATCAAactgaaaagagaggaggagacgctGGATACTATCAAACAGTACTATGTGTTGTGCAACAGCAGGGAGGAGAAGTTCCAGGCCTTGTGTAACATCTACGGAGCCATCACCATTGCCCAGGCCATGATTTTCTGCCAT ACAAGGAAAACTGCAGGCTGGCTGGCAGGGGAGCTTTCCAGGGAGGGCCACCAGGTGGCACTGCTCAGTGGCGAGATGCAGGTCGAGCAGAGGGCTGCAGTCATTGAACGCTTCAGAGATGGCAAGGAGAAGGTCCTGGTCACCACAAATGTTTGTGCACGAG GCATTGATGTGGAGCAGGTGTCCGTGGTGATCAACTTTGACTTGCCAATAGACAAGGATGGTAACCCAGACAACGAGACATACCTGCACAGGATTGGCCGCACAGGTCGATTTGGCAAGAGGGGACTGGCCATCAACATGGTGGACAGCAGAATGAGCATGAACATCCTCAACAGGATCCAGGAGCATTTCA ataaaaaaattgaaaaattagACACAGATGATCTGGATGAAATCGAGAAAATCGCCAGCTAA
- the camk2n1 gene encoding calcium/calmodulin-dependent protein kinase II inhibitor 2-like, with protein sequence MSEVLPFNEEKMSHYGNEGDEGHLSFTCRLQDTNNFFNGSQNKRPPKLGQIGRSKRVVIEDENGDEEALKNGTEKTPAEA encoded by the exons ATGTCGGAAGTGCTGCCTTTCAACGAAGAAAAAATGAGTCATTATGGAAATGAGGGCGACGAGGGACACCTTTCCTTCACCTGTCGTCTTCAAGACACCAACAACTTCTTCAATGGCTCACAGAATAAACGTCCGCCGAAACTCGGACAAATAGGCAGGAGCAAACGGG TTGTGATCGAGGATGAGAATGGCGACGAGGAAGCACTGAAAAATGGAACAGAGAAGACCCCGGCAGAGGCTTAG